The Methylorubrum populi genome contains a region encoding:
- a CDS encoding M23 family metallopeptidase, with the protein MTRERLKIGGTAGASKRRPANLPRGVEPPLNLLGAEARQIDRRDVNLRWLCASALTGITGVLLMGAAIHVSLQGDVSLAAISERPNFGPRPQAQAQAGEEPGVASAQKGDRLVRNLMIASAKQSFRTPVTVRLGDREIIKVRPFVRISSNLSMSTGVFASDIPRFDPMKFVSDEPQERASDPGAADAPGAEVTVVKRDLAEVAIEPGTPALSDDDVTAQVEEERRLAAEAGRRTALPLAPQILLSRTLQQGSAFTGFGGGSDGGTGKGKLGEDNSPFKSIEVLVVPENVTKLAKVELRSGEAPLVEERDLALKRGETLEGLLKATGQASDAALAGIVAALGGKTKVTALSEGQQFRVQIAPGPKPGDGRQVTRVVLFGESGVQAIAAINDHGSFVSVAPPVDESRGRGREQTQADAPDGEDDEDQGSGPRLYQSLYETGARHEMPRATIEDIVRIFSYDLDFQRRISAGDGIDLFYTYDEEAGPAAAERPELLYAALNLGGEWRKVYRFQSPDDGSIDYLDDQGRSLKKFLIRKPIADGIMRSGFGYRRHPILGYAKLHTGVDWANPIGTPIMAAGNGTVIKAEWDSGYGRRVEIQHINGYVTTYNHMSRFARGVTAGVRVRQGQVIGYVGSTGLSTGAHLHYEVIINGHFVDPMKIRVPRGRELDGRLLAEFKRQREQIEATMQKSKTATAMAQRDAMR; encoded by the coding sequence GTGACGCGCGAGCGACTGAAGATCGGAGGAACGGCCGGGGCCTCGAAACGGCGCCCGGCGAACCTGCCGCGGGGCGTCGAGCCGCCGCTCAACCTCCTCGGTGCGGAGGCCCGGCAGATCGACCGCCGCGACGTCAACCTGCGCTGGCTCTGCGCCAGCGCGCTCACCGGCATCACCGGCGTGCTGCTGATGGGGGCGGCGATCCACGTCTCGCTCCAGGGCGACGTCTCGCTCGCCGCCATCTCCGAGCGGCCGAACTTCGGTCCCCGCCCGCAGGCCCAGGCGCAGGCCGGCGAGGAACCCGGCGTCGCCTCCGCGCAGAAGGGCGACCGGCTCGTGCGCAACCTGATGATCGCGTCGGCCAAGCAGAGCTTCCGCACGCCGGTGACGGTGCGGCTCGGCGATCGGGAGATCATCAAGGTCCGGCCCTTCGTGCGGATCTCTTCGAACCTGTCGATGTCGACCGGCGTGTTCGCGAGCGACATCCCGCGCTTCGACCCGATGAAATTCGTCTCCGACGAGCCGCAGGAGCGCGCATCCGATCCCGGGGCGGCGGATGCGCCGGGCGCCGAGGTCACGGTGGTCAAGCGGGATCTCGCCGAGGTCGCCATCGAACCGGGCACCCCGGCGCTGTCGGACGACGACGTGACGGCCCAGGTCGAGGAGGAGCGGCGCCTCGCGGCGGAGGCCGGCCGCCGCACCGCCCTCCCCCTCGCGCCGCAGATCCTGCTCTCGCGCACCCTGCAGCAAGGCTCGGCCTTCACCGGCTTCGGCGGCGGGAGCGACGGCGGAACCGGAAAGGGCAAGCTCGGCGAGGACAACAGCCCGTTCAAGTCGATCGAGGTGCTCGTCGTCCCCGAGAACGTGACGAAGCTCGCCAAGGTGGAGTTGCGCTCCGGCGAGGCTCCGCTCGTCGAGGAGCGTGACCTCGCGCTCAAGCGCGGCGAGACGCTCGAGGGTTTGCTGAAGGCCACGGGACAGGCGTCCGATGCCGCCCTCGCGGGCATCGTGGCTGCGCTCGGCGGCAAGACCAAGGTGACGGCCCTGTCGGAGGGCCAGCAGTTCCGGGTGCAGATCGCGCCCGGCCCGAAGCCCGGCGACGGGCGGCAGGTGACCCGGGTGGTGCTGTTCGGCGAGAGCGGGGTCCAGGCGATCGCGGCGATCAACGACCACGGCAGCTTCGTGTCCGTGGCGCCGCCGGTGGACGAGTCGCGCGGCCGCGGGCGGGAGCAGACCCAGGCCGATGCGCCGGACGGCGAGGACGACGAGGACCAGGGCAGCGGCCCGCGGCTCTACCAGAGCCTCTACGAGACCGGCGCGCGCCACGAGATGCCCCGCGCGACGATCGAGGATATCGTCCGGATCTTCAGCTACGACCTCGACTTCCAGCGCCGCATCTCGGCGGGCGACGGGATCGACCTGTTCTACACCTATGACGAGGAGGCCGGCCCCGCCGCCGCCGAGCGGCCGGAACTGCTCTACGCCGCGCTCAACCTCGGCGGCGAGTGGCGCAAGGTCTACCGCTTCCAATCGCCGGACGACGGATCGATCGATTATCTCGACGATCAGGGCCGCTCGCTGAAGAAGTTTCTGATCCGCAAGCCGATCGCCGACGGCATCATGCGCTCCGGCTTCGGCTATCGGCGCCACCCGATCCTCGGCTATGCCAAGCTCCACACCGGCGTCGACTGGGCCAACCCGATCGGCACGCCGATCATGGCGGCCGGCAACGGCACGGTCATCAAGGCGGAATGGGATTCCGGCTACGGGCGGCGGGTCGAGATCCAGCACATCAACGGCTACGTCACGACCTACAACCACATGTCCCGTTTCGCCCGCGGGGTCACCGCCGGCGTCCGGGTGCGGCAGGGACAGGTGATCGGCTATGTCGGCTCGACCGGCCTCTCCACCGGCGCGCACCTGCACTACGAGGTGATCATCAACGGCCATTTCGTCGAC